In Ignavibacteriota bacterium, the following are encoded in one genomic region:
- a CDS encoding CBS domain-containing protein: MKQVRDLVKGHKVVTVGKAATVQMAAEIMARENVGALAVVEEGLLVGIFSERDVISRVVCKQHDPMKTSVGSVMTRNIVIALADDTVESSLSKMKAAKCRHLPVVDGDILLGMLSLRDLLQMVVLETEGKIEFLQNYMFHLPPAETGG; this comes from the coding sequence ATGAAGCAGGTGCGGGATCTGGTGAAGGGACACAAGGTCGTTACCGTCGGCAAGGCGGCAACGGTGCAGATGGCGGCGGAGATCATGGCACGCGAGAACGTCGGGGCGCTGGCGGTCGTGGAGGAGGGGCTGCTTGTCGGGATCTTCTCGGAGAGGGATGTGATCAGCAGGGTGGTGTGCAAGCAACACGATCCGATGAAGACCAGCGTCGGGTCGGTGATGACCAGGAATATCGTGATCGCCCTCGCGGACGATACCGTGGAGTCGTCGCTGAGCAAGATGAAAGCGGCGAAGTGCCGGCATCTGCCGGTGGTGGACGGCGACATCCTGCTCGGGATGCTGTCGCTGCGCGACCTGCTGCAGATGGTCGTGCTGGAGACGGAAGGGAAGATCGAATTCCTGCAGAACTACATGTTCCATCTCCCGCCCGCCGAAACGGGCGGTTGA
- a CDS encoding BatA domain-containing protein, whose amino-acid sequence MLFGLAAAAIPILLHLLNLRKLKTVEFSSLRFLRELQRTRMRRIRLRQWILLLLRTLLILCLVLAFSRPALQGSLASLGGTSARSAIVLLIDDSPSMALRNAGGIIFDQAKAAARRIIALARPGDEFHVMPLSTALSGDGGSTTVSPQEALRIVDAMQLSNRFSIVAPAIRQAIHQTRSSAAVNKEFYLLSDLQGTTFVPDPGHREEAPEDAGNVRLFIAPFPPDRRENSGVIAATVESRILSQNRPVTIRALVQNFSDTPLPDAVASLYIEGTRVAQQSATIPAQGRIPVELTGVPKHRGILGCSVRIEDDLLEIDNRWYFALAIPETIAVLVAGDPPASTRYAALALSLAGDSSVAGLFRIRQVAHDRLMTADIEATDVLLLSAGSPLPQGAAERIAAAVRHGMGLMLFPGPGTDATLLSRALLQPLGIPAITMPVPRPENAGTTGFLRFGTIDLSHPVFAGMFEQTTVNTTSPPVESPRISAAATLATGTTGTTLISMTDGRPFLVEYRAGNGRIILCAVDAGTAWSDLPVRGIFPPLLHRSMVYLSTAASADTGSRIGDRLTLSLPRASGETRREFSVVAPDGTEERVLPQVRAGALFFTTSPAEVPGLYTLRDAQTARTGTSSVTLQAVAVNPRPEESNLAPATDGMIAACAMACGIHEEYITEVQSTDAWERTVGEARYGVELWQAFLVIALACAALEMVIARTTRAAAGEGPQDA is encoded by the coding sequence ATGCTGTTCGGGCTCGCGGCCGCCGCCATCCCGATCCTCCTGCACCTCCTCAATCTCCGTAAGCTCAAGACCGTGGAGTTCAGCTCCCTGCGCTTTCTCCGGGAGCTTCAGCGGACGCGCATGCGGAGGATCCGGTTGCGGCAGTGGATCCTTCTCCTGCTGCGGACGCTCCTGATCCTGTGCCTGGTGCTCGCATTCTCGCGCCCGGCACTGCAGGGCTCCCTTGCGTCCCTCGGGGGCACCTCTGCCCGTTCAGCGATCGTACTGCTGATCGATGACTCGCCCTCCATGGCCCTCCGCAATGCCGGCGGCATCATCTTCGATCAGGCAAAGGCTGCGGCCCGCCGCATCATCGCTCTCGCACGCCCGGGCGATGAGTTCCATGTGATGCCGCTCTCGACGGCCCTGTCCGGAGACGGAGGATCCACCACCGTGTCTCCGCAGGAAGCGCTGCGCATCGTGGATGCGATGCAACTCTCCAACCGGTTCTCCATCGTCGCGCCCGCGATCCGCCAGGCGATCCATCAGACCCGCTCTTCCGCGGCGGTGAACAAAGAGTTCTACCTTCTCTCCGACCTCCAGGGGACCACATTCGTCCCCGATCCGGGCCACCGGGAGGAAGCGCCAGAGGACGCCGGGAACGTGCGGCTCTTCATCGCCCCATTCCCACCGGACCGCAGGGAGAACAGCGGGGTGATCGCCGCCACCGTGGAAAGCAGGATCCTGTCGCAGAACAGGCCTGTCACCATTCGCGCACTCGTGCAGAACTTCAGCGACACCCCGCTGCCTGATGCCGTCGCAAGCCTCTACATCGAAGGCACGCGCGTCGCACAACAATCGGCCACCATCCCGGCGCAGGGACGCATTCCCGTAGAACTCACCGGAGTTCCGAAACACCGGGGCATCCTCGGTTGCTCGGTGCGTATCGAAGACGACCTCCTGGAGATCGACAACCGGTGGTATTTCGCCCTCGCGATCCCGGAGACCATCGCCGTCCTTGTCGCCGGCGATCCACCAGCGTCCACCCGATATGCTGCGCTTGCGCTCTCGCTCGCGGGCGACTCTTCCGTGGCCGGGCTTTTCCGCATCCGTCAGGTTGCTCACGACCGGCTGATGACCGCGGATATCGAAGCGACCGACGTGCTCCTCCTGAGTGCCGGAAGCCCTCTACCGCAGGGTGCCGCCGAACGCATCGCTGCCGCGGTCCGTCATGGCATGGGACTGATGCTCTTCCCCGGTCCCGGCACCGATGCAACCCTTCTCTCGCGGGCACTCCTCCAGCCCCTGGGGATCCCGGCCATCACCATGCCCGTGCCGCGCCCGGAGAATGCCGGAACAACGGGCTTCCTGCGGTTCGGCACGATCGACCTTTCCCACCCGGTGTTCGCCGGGATGTTCGAACAGACGACAGTGAACACGACATCGCCGCCGGTCGAGTCGCCGCGCATCTCTGCTGCGGCCACACTGGCAACAGGAACCACCGGCACCACTCTCATCAGCATGACCGATGGGCGCCCGTTCCTCGTTGAATACCGGGCCGGCAACGGACGGATCATACTCTGCGCCGTCGATGCCGGAACGGCCTGGTCGGACCTTCCCGTGCGCGGTATCTTCCCGCCGCTCCTTCATCGTTCGATGGTGTACCTCTCGACCGCGGCATCCGCCGATACGGGATCCCGCATCGGCGACCGGTTGACCCTGTCGCTCCCACGGGCGTCGGGTGAGACCCGCCGCGAGTTCTCCGTCGTCGCACCCGATGGCACCGAAGAACGGGTCCTCCCGCAGGTTCGTGCAGGCGCGTTGTTCTTCACCACGTCCCCCGCTGAAGTGCCGGGGCTGTACACATTGCGCGATGCACAGACCGCGCGTACGGGAACGTCATCCGTCACATTGCAGGCGGTCGCCGTCAATCCCCGCCCGGAAGAATCCAACCTCGCCCCCGCAACGGACGGGATGATCGCCGCATGTGCAATGGCATGCGGGATCCACGAAGAGTATATCACAGAAGTGCAGAGTACCGATGCATGGGAACGGACCGTGGGCGAAGCACGCTACGGGGTCGAATTGTGGCAGGCCTTCCTCGTGATCGCGCTGGCCTGCGCTGCATTGGAAATGGTGATCGCGCGGACCACACGGGCCGCAGCGGGAGAAGGACCCCAGGATGCCTGA
- a CDS encoding T9SS type A sorting domain-containing protein translates to MKRILLVAFVVAAAASAALAQMPEVSIHELQQVPAESLAVADGIAGFSANSTQTRWTLQTSPYLGDTVRVTAQVVVPPGIVTYTAGIWTMVLYDTATNVGQWGGMLLRANLADTSQLKSDGFLNVEAGDIINFVGIVSEFPTSRGTSATQIAPLAGNAITILDAKPLPKPLVKNIGDFYTGLFSTGTVKFATGEPYEGMYVEFHNVTVNNKVSTSRGTFSFVDGSGNEMSDYDWSHYFTLGHGSSSLPLYPADTAWARIYAAMGNGTRIDTIRGYITTASGSEGPRGYRICPMYPGDIVFAQAPTPPLVSSHRRNPVVVTPDSSARISVRVSQQTNGSVPKTVQLYYSTNYGAFTALTMNYQASDTTYVASIPQQTTNTVVRYFVAVADSFGQTVRLANSSASGGIASDTSKGFFFYTSLVRALAIQDVQYTPYVNGRTPYLGAVLSLSGIITGDTTKIGLSPYTNGSTNAWYMQSTNAPWSGIWLTTSDTTAQKAMAALRNGDSVTVTGTVQEQFDVTRLGNITSVVKATGSNPEPAAVVKTTGTFSVGNGTPSAEQYEGMLVKFNNVTVTDVNPTFSDPTEYTVNDGSGAVVVQRSGKYSYSNVPADSALGKIVLKVGNKIGSLTGIVYYSFNQYKFVPRTDADFVGVTLTGVDGQVETQIPATYVLDQNYPNPFNPSTTIRFALPNAGQTTLKVYNLLGQDMATLVNGVLPAGVHTANFNASSLSSGVYFFRIESGSFRAVKKMMLVK, encoded by the coding sequence ATGAAGCGTATTCTCCTCGTTGCGTTCGTCGTCGCCGCTGCGGCTTCGGCCGCGCTGGCACAGATGCCGGAAGTTTCGATCCATGAGCTTCAGCAGGTGCCTGCCGAATCTCTGGCCGTCGCGGACGGCATCGCTGGCTTTTCCGCGAACTCCACACAAACACGGTGGACACTGCAGACCTCTCCGTATCTGGGTGACACGGTGCGGGTGACCGCGCAGGTCGTTGTTCCTCCCGGCATAGTCACCTATACGGCCGGCATCTGGACGATGGTGCTGTATGATACCGCAACGAACGTCGGTCAGTGGGGCGGCATGCTGCTTCGTGCCAATCTGGCGGATACCAGCCAGTTGAAGAGCGATGGTTTCCTCAACGTGGAAGCCGGAGACATCATCAATTTCGTCGGCATCGTCAGCGAGTTCCCGACCTCGCGCGGGACCAGCGCGACGCAGATCGCGCCCCTCGCCGGGAACGCGATCACGATCCTCGATGCGAAGCCGCTGCCGAAGCCGCTCGTGAAGAACATCGGCGACTTCTATACGGGATTGTTCTCCACCGGTACGGTGAAGTTCGCCACCGGCGAACCGTATGAAGGCATGTACGTGGAGTTCCACAACGTGACCGTCAACAACAAGGTGAGCACGAGCCGCGGTACGTTCAGTTTCGTCGACGGCTCCGGCAATGAAATGTCGGATTATGACTGGTCGCACTATTTCACCCTCGGCCATGGCAGCAGTTCGCTGCCCCTGTATCCCGCCGATACGGCGTGGGCACGCATCTATGCGGCGATGGGCAACGGTACGCGGATCGACACCATCCGTGGCTACATCACCACCGCGTCGGGCAGTGAAGGCCCGCGCGGGTATCGCATCTGCCCGATGTATCCGGGTGATATCGTGTTCGCACAAGCACCGACGCCTCCGCTTGTCTCCTCGCACCGGCGGAACCCGGTGGTCGTCACGCCGGATTCCAGCGCAAGGATCAGTGTGCGCGTGAGCCAGCAGACCAACGGATCGGTCCCGAAGACGGTGCAGCTCTACTACAGCACCAACTACGGGGCGTTCACCGCGTTGACGATGAACTATCAGGCGTCCGATACCACCTACGTCGCGTCGATCCCGCAGCAGACCACCAACACGGTGGTGCGGTATTTCGTTGCCGTGGCTGATTCGTTCGGCCAGACAGTTCGTCTCGCGAACTCCTCGGCATCCGGCGGTATCGCCTCGGATACGTCGAAGGGCTTCTTCTTCTATACGTCGCTTGTCCGCGCGCTGGCGATCCAGGATGTGCAGTATACGCCGTACGTGAATGGCCGTACGCCGTACCTCGGCGCCGTCCTCTCCCTTTCCGGTATCATCACCGGCGATACGACGAAGATCGGCCTGTCGCCGTACACCAATGGCAGCACCAACGCCTGGTACATGCAAAGCACGAATGCTCCGTGGAGCGGCATCTGGCTGACCACGTCCGACACCACCGCACAGAAGGCAATGGCTGCGCTGCGCAATGGCGACAGCGTGACGGTCACCGGCACCGTGCAGGAACAGTTCGATGTGACCCGTCTGGGAAACATCACCAGTGTCGTGAAGGCAACGGGCAGCAATCCGGAGCCGGCCGCGGTCGTGAAGACCACCGGCACGTTCAGCGTCGGCAACGGCACCCCCTCTGCCGAGCAGTATGAAGGCATGCTGGTGAAGTTCAACAATGTCACCGTCACCGACGTCAACCCGACATTCTCCGATCCGACCGAGTACACCGTGAACGACGGCTCGGGCGCGGTGGTCGTGCAGCGGAGCGGCAAGTACTCGTACTCGAACGTCCCCGCCGACAGTGCGCTCGGGAAGATCGTCCTCAAGGTCGGGAACAAGATCGGTTCGCTGACCGGCATCGTCTATTACAGCTTCAACCAGTATAAGTTCGTGCCGCGCACGGACGCGGACTTCGTGGGCGTGACGCTGACGGGCGTGGACGGGCAGGTGGAAACGCAGATCCCCGCAACGTACGTTCTGGATCAGAACTATCCGAATCCGTTCAACCCGTCCACGACGATCCGGTTCGCACTCCCGAACGCCGGCCAGACCACCCTGAAGGTGTACAACCTGCTCGGCCAGGACATGGCGACGCTGGTGAACGGCGTGCTGCCGGCAGGCGTGCATACGGCGAACTTCAATGCCTCCTCGCTGTCGAGCGGTGTGTACTTCTTCCGCATCGAGAGCGGTTCGTTCCGTGCGGTGAAAAAGATGATGTTGGTGAAGTAA
- a CDS encoding inositol monophosphatase — translation MLNVAIEAAREAGRFLKLGIGKVRTIEVKAGDERNLVSEMDKGAEERIISIIRRNYPSHAILAEESGGSLAPAEYRWIIDPLDGTTNYLHGVPIFSVSIGIERRGELVAGVVYDPNQDEMFTAEKGAGAFLNGKRLKVSSSSVLSESLLVTGFPYNVTENPDNAVEHFVHFLMEARGVRRLGSAAIDLCYVAAGRFDAFWEVSLSPWDMAAGALLVQEAGGRITDMQGAPLNIYKKSVLASNGPIHEAMLKIITSK, via the coding sequence ATGCTCAACGTAGCCATTGAGGCGGCCCGCGAAGCCGGACGCTTCCTGAAACTCGGGATCGGCAAGGTACGCACCATCGAAGTGAAGGCGGGCGACGAACGGAATCTTGTCTCCGAGATGGACAAGGGCGCCGAAGAGCGCATCATCAGCATCATCCGCCGCAATTATCCCTCACACGCCATCCTCGCGGAAGAGAGCGGTGGGAGTCTCGCCCCTGCGGAATACCGCTGGATCATCGACCCGCTGGACGGAACGACGAACTACCTGCACGGCGTGCCGATCTTTTCGGTGAGCATCGGGATCGAGCGGCGCGGCGAACTCGTGGCCGGCGTCGTGTACGACCCGAATCAGGATGAGATGTTCACGGCGGAGAAAGGGGCGGGCGCATTCCTGAACGGCAAACGGCTGAAGGTGTCATCGTCGTCCGTGCTGTCGGAAAGCCTGCTGGTCACCGGATTCCCGTACAACGTGACGGAGAATCCGGACAATGCCGTCGAACATTTCGTGCACTTCCTGATGGAGGCGCGCGGCGTGCGCCGGCTCGGCTCCGCGGCGATCGATCTGTGCTATGTGGCCGCCGGACGGTTCGATGCTTTCTGGGAAGTGAGCCTGAGCCCGTGGGACATGGCGGCAGGCGCGCTCCTGGTGCAGGAGGCGGGAGGGCGCATCACCGATATGCAGGGAGCACCGCTGAACATCTATAAGAAGAGCGTCCTCGCGAGCAATGGCCCCATCCATGAGGCCATGCTCAAGATCATCACATCGAAGTGA
- a CDS encoding thymidine phosphorylase → MNPVELIRKKRNGGELTPEELRWIITAYVQDRLPDYQMSALLMAVFFRGMTDTETATFTDLMLHSGEVIDLSSIPGIKVDKHSTGGVGDKVSLILAPMVAACGVPVPMISGRGLGHTGGTLDKLESIPGFRTNLSVEEYKKVIAEVGMVLIGQTKDVAPADRRMYALRDVTGTVESIPLISGSIMSKKLAEGIDALVLDVKTGDGAFMQNDADAEALASTLVRIGTMAGKTTVAFLTSMDQPLGMAIGNWVEVVESVECLRGKNVPDLMEVTLVLGGAMVMLGGKAKSIEEGMALCQSAIWSGRAYEKFLEGVRRQGGATDVLEQPDRYPAPRYTEDILSPADGVVTRFETRRIGVLAAELGAGRLRSDDIIEPKAGVILLKKLGDPVRRGEPIARVMGDREASFHRVAGDLARCMHCGPPEGTLRPTIGAVVDANGKRPWTTPIVH, encoded by the coding sequence ATGAATCCCGTAGAACTCATCCGAAAGAAACGGAACGGCGGCGAGCTGACACCCGAAGAACTCCGGTGGATCATCACCGCGTACGTGCAGGACAGGTTGCCGGACTACCAGATGTCGGCTCTGCTCATGGCGGTCTTCTTCCGCGGCATGACCGACACCGAGACCGCCACCTTCACCGACCTGATGCTGCATTCGGGCGAGGTGATCGATCTCTCGTCCATTCCCGGCATCAAGGTGGACAAGCACTCCACCGGCGGCGTGGGCGACAAGGTGTCGCTCATCCTCGCGCCGATGGTGGCCGCCTGCGGCGTGCCGGTCCCCATGATCTCCGGACGCGGGCTCGGCCACACGGGCGGCACGCTGGACAAACTGGAATCCATACCGGGGTTCCGCACGAACCTCAGCGTGGAAGAGTACAAGAAGGTGATCGCTGAGGTCGGGATGGTGCTCATCGGGCAGACGAAGGATGTTGCGCCGGCGGACCGCCGGATGTATGCGCTGCGTGATGTGACGGGGACCGTGGAATCCATACCGCTGATCTCCGGCAGCATCATGAGCAAGAAGCTCGCCGAAGGGATCGATGCACTGGTGCTGGACGTGAAGACCGGCGATGGTGCGTTCATGCAGAACGATGCCGACGCCGAGGCCCTGGCCTCGACATTGGTGCGGATCGGGACGATGGCGGGGAAGACCACGGTGGCGTTCCTCACCAGCATGGACCAGCCCCTCGGCATGGCCATCGGCAATTGGGTCGAGGTCGTGGAGTCCGTGGAATGTCTCCGCGGGAAGAATGTGCCGGACCTCATGGAGGTGACGCTCGTCCTGGGCGGCGCCATGGTGATGCTGGGCGGCAAAGCGAAGAGCATCGAAGAAGGGATGGCGCTCTGTCAGTCCGCGATCTGGTCCGGCCGCGCGTATGAGAAGTTCCTGGAGGGTGTCCGCAGGCAGGGTGGCGCAACGGATGTGCTCGAGCAGCCCGACCGTTATCCGGCACCGCGCTACACGGAGGATATCCTGAGCCCGGCGGACGGGGTGGTGACACGGTTCGAGACACGGCGCATCGGGGTCCTTGCCGCCGAGCTCGGCGCCGGGCGGCTCCGGTCCGATGATATCATCGAACCGAAGGCCGGCGTCATCCTGTTGAAGAAACTCGGAGATCCTGTCCGCCGGGGCGAGCCCATCGCCCGGGTGATGGGAGACCGCGAAGCATCGTTCCATCGTGTGGCCGGTGATCTTGCCCGTTGCATGCATTGCGGGCCGCCGGAGGGCACACTTCGCCCGACCATCGGTGCTGTCGTAGATGCCAACGGCAAACGCCCGTGGACCACGCCCATCGTCCACTGA